Proteins co-encoded in one Stomoxys calcitrans chromosome 5, idStoCalc2.1, whole genome shotgun sequence genomic window:
- the LOC106087956 gene encoding ceramide-1-phosphate transfer protein, protein MAAIERFDIEKVTKVFQECLQDEDDVIMDDYLNAYEEINKFFLLLGSVFGFVSSDVRTKIDILTAFRREAENSDKFVTFKTMMLYEMEAGLLKDSKYVSGCRTLLRLHRGLEFIYEFLTKLEEVDKNEKVQQTCKAAYENTLAKHHTWVIRKGALVAMYTLPTKEELLKRVCADVPLSKELLPEMLRNTKIVYDRTNALYNLHDLHSLP, encoded by the exons TTTCAAGAGTGTTTGCAGGACGAAGATGACGTTATAATGGATGATTATTTAAATGCATACGAGGAAATAAACAA ATTTTTCTTACTACTTGGAAGCGTTTTTGGCTTTGTGAGCAGTGATGTTCGcacaaaaattgatattttaacAGCGTTCCGGAGAGAAGCGGAAAATTCCGATAAATTTGTAACGTTCAAAACAATGATGTTGTATGAAATGGAGGCAGGACTATTGAAGGATAGCAAATATGTGTCGGGTTGTCGAACACTATTAAGGCTTCACCGAGGTCTAG AatttatttatgaatttttaaccAAACTGGAGGAAGTGGATAAAAACGAAAAAGTGCAGCAAACATGTAAAGCCGCATATGAAAACACATTGGCCAAACATCATACCTGGGTGATAAGAAAAGGAGCTCTGGTGGCCATGTACACATTACCCACCAAAGAGGAGCTTTTAAAACGGGTCTGTGCTGACGTACCTCTTTCTAAGGAATTACTTCCGGAAATGCTAAGAAATACCAAAATAGTTTACGATCGCACAAATGCCCTGTACAATCTACACGATCTTCATTCGTTACCTTAA
- the LOC106087953 gene encoding uncharacterized protein LOC106087953: MSNFQVKSPGKIILHGEHAVVYHRPALAAVVGLGTTLKFQLSPDDGDSKHVSFKLEALNTNFNIDIENFNSFLKHCRSKFSECTLENAVQLLEEVRTELAKQQEEAPEAGSPKKQQMQKAFISIYYLLAGAILSSPIKDLELKQSFTVTIDTELNIGAGLGSSASYGVALASAFLVFAQHFDLSNYAADENQALISHWAYESERVMHGTPSGIDNTVCTYGGMLRFVKGQGFQTVKNVRPLHILLVDSKVKRSTADIVAKVRHLGETFPEVVNSIWDACESLVNAAIPLYEDFGTCKDDSEKFEKLERLFQINNDLMKAIGVTHPKLEQIFSISFKRGFFSKITGAGAGGYAIVLLPENYASNEVYWKLKEELEGAGFGVYATTAGGEGLRMESL; this comes from the coding sequence ATGTCGAATTTCCAAGTTAAATCCCCTGGCAAGATCATTTTACATGGAGAACATGCAGTTGTCTACCACAGGCCCGCATTGGCTGCAGTTGTTGGCTTGGGAACCACATTGAAATTTCAATTGTCTCCAGATGATGGCGATAGCAAACATGTGTCTTTTAAATTGGAAGCCCTTAACACTAATTTCAACattgatattgaaaattttaattcatttctCAAACATTGTCGCAGTAAGTTCTCCGAGTGTACACTGGAAAATGCGGTGCAATTGTTGGAAGAAGTTCGCACAGAATTGGCCAAACAACAGGAGGAAGCTCCCGAGGCAGGCTCGCCCAAAAAGCAACAAATGCAAAAAGCTTTCATATCTATATATTATTTGTTAGCTGGAGCCATTTTGTCCTCTCCCATTAAAGATTTGGAATTAAAACAATCATTTACCGTTACCATAGACACAGAGCTAAATATAGGAGCTGGCTTGGGCAGTTCGGCTTCGTATGGCGTCGCATTGGCATCGGCTTTTCTGGTATTTGCTCAACACTTTGATTTGAGTAACTATGCGGCCGATGAAAATCAGGCGCTGATATCCCATTGGGCCTATGAATCGGAGAGAGTTATGCATGGCACCCCTTCGGGTATAGACAATACGGTCTGCACTTACGGTGGAATGCTCCGTTTTGTCAAGGGCCAAGGATTCCAAACTGTGAAGAATGTCCGTCCTCTACACATTCTGCTGGTCGACAGTAAGGTAAAGAGATCTACAGCAGATATCGTGGCCAAGGTGCGACATTTAGGCGAAACTTTTCCCGAGGTTGTCAACTCCATTTGGGATGCCTGCGAGTCATTGGTGAATGCAGCTATTCCTTTGTACGAAGATTTCGGAACTTGTAAAGATGACAGcgagaaatttgaaaaactcGAACGTTTATTCCAAATTAACAATGATCTCATGAAAGCTATCGGTGTAACCCATCCCAAATTGGAGCAGATTTTTTCGATATCATTTAAAAGGGgtttcttcagtaaaattactGGTGCAGGCGCCGGTGGCTAtgcaattgttttgttacccGAAAATTATGCCAGCAATGAAGTGTACTGGAAGTTAAAGGAAGAATTGGAAGGCGCTGGCTTTGGAGTATATGCCACCACAGCCGGTGGAGAAGGATTGCGTATGGAATCTTTGTAA
- the LOC106087958 gene encoding bolA-like protein 2 gives MSKYTAKYLEEKLTKELDAQYVQAIDESDGCGGKFSVTIVSEKFRGLKMLQKHRLVNSALVEELKEIHAFSQKSYTPEEWEKIQQEKQ, from the coding sequence ATGAGTAAATACACAGCAAAGTATCTGGAAGAAAAACTCACCAAAGAATTGGATGCCCAATATGTGCAGGCTATAGATGAGTCTGATGGTTGTGGTGGCAAATTTAGTGTGACAATTGTCTCGGAAAAGTTTCGTGGATTAAAAATGCTACAAAAACATCGTTTGGTAAATTCGGCACTGGTTGAGGAGCTTAAGGAGATCCATGCCTTCTCTCAGAAATCATATACGCCCGAGGAGTGGGAGAAAATACAACAAGagaaacaataa